The Mucilaginibacter sp. PAMB04168 genome contains the following window.
ATCAGTGTTAATAAACTCTTTAAGCCAGTTGTACGAAATCTTCATTATATAGACTAATCAGCCAAAGATAGGATTTTTTTGATTTCAGTATTCGGATGTTCAATTTCAGACTGACCAAATCTTACAACCTTATCCTGCCATGACAGGCCTATTGTTGGCCGTTGCAGTGAAACGGGCGAAACACCCTTCGAAAATCAAAAGTTGCAGACAACATCACGCACGCTGTTCATGACATCGTTTTGTCAGTAACGTTCATAAAACAAATAACTTTTATATAAGTAAATAAACATTTACTTATATTTGTGCCGTTAAAGCGATTAATATATACATGAGACCAAAAAATTTAGACAAAGAGCAGGCTATACGCACAATGGCATTGCACATAATAGCAGAGGAAGGACTGGAAAACCTAAGTATGCAAAGGCTGGCTAAAGCTGCTGGAATTTCGCCGCGTACCATCTACATCAAATACGAGAACAAGGAAGACTTACTTATTAAACTGTTTATTGAGGAAGTTTTAGGTGCTTATGAACGAGCGGTACTGACAGATTTTAGTCCAGATTTAAATTTTGACGAAGGTCTTAAATTAATCTGGTTAAATACCTTCCGGTATTTGACTGGTGCCAGGCCACAATTTGCGCTTATACAATACGGAAAATCATCTCCGTTGCTTAATAAAGCTTTTCAAAAGGCTAACATTCGCGAAGGACAGTTCTTTGCGCCCATCCATCAGTTCCTGGTACGGCATGTGGCGGAAGGTGCAATTAAGGCTTTTCCGTATGATGTACTCCGCGCCATGCTCTTCTCCCCTGTTATTGACCTGGTAAGCGAGTATTTTGACTACCGGGAAAGACCTGAACAAATAATTACTGAAGAATTGATTGTAGCCTGCTGCGACTCTGTTACAGCCGGAATACTGGTATTAAAATAACAACATGAACAATATCAAAAACAAAACTATAGCTATTGTGGGCGGTGGCCCAGGAGGCCTCACACTGGCCCGGCTTTTACAAATAAAGGGTGCAAATGCAGTAGTGTATGAAAGAGATACCGACAGAAACGCCAGGCCACAAGGTGCCACGCTGGATCTACATGAAGAATCAGGCTTGAAAGCTCTACGTGACGCAGGGCTGATAGAAACCTTTATGGCCAACTACCGGCCCGGAGCAGACCGGTTGCGCATTATGGACCAGAACGCAAACATCATTTCAGACGATCATACTTTTGAAAGCGATGAAACATTCAGACCAGAAATTGATCGTGGTCCGCTGCAAAATTTGTTGTTAGACTCGTTACAACCAGGTACAGTTGTTTGGGACAGCAAATTAGTATCACTTACGCCACAGGGTCATTTATGGAGACTGTACTTCCAAAACGGTCAGTCGGCTATTGCTCATATGGTGATTGCTGCTGATGGGGCAAACTCTAAAATTCGTTCTTATATAACACCCATAAAGCCTTTTTATTCAGGCATTACAGTATTAGAAGGCGCTGTGCACAACAGTGAAACAGCAAGCCCTAAAATACATAAGCTATTGAACGGCGGTAAGATTTTTGCACTGGGTAATGAAAAATCGTTAATTATAAGCTCGAAAGGCGATGGCAGCCTTGTGTTTTATACCGGCTGTAAAACCAGCGAAGACTGGAGCAAAGAATGCGGGATAAACTTTGCAGATAAAGCACAGGTACTGGCTTGGTTTAAACAAGAGTTTGCGGGATGGGACCCAATATGGCTGGAGCTGTACAAAAACGCAGATGCTCCGTTTGTGCCCCGCCCGCAGTATTGTATGCCTTTAGATCAAACTTGGGAGGCTCAACCAAACTTAACCATGCTGGGTGATGCTGCACACCTAATGCCGCCATACGCCGGCGAAGGTGTAAACATGGCTATGCTTGATGCACTGGAATTGAGCCAGCACCTTACCGATAATGATTGCCCTAACCTTCACTCGGCCATTGCAACTTATGAAAAGCAAATGCGTGCTAGAGCTGCAGAAGCCGCACAAATGACAATGGAATCGACCGAGGCCTTGCATAGCCCTAAAGCCCTTGCTTATTTGCAAAATGTAGTTGGTTAGATATTGCCTAATGTTTGAGGGATAACAGCCCTGCTACAATAATATAGGAAAGCGATTTGAACCACCGGCGCATTTTTGCTTTCTTTATAACTCTCTATTTTATTATGCTTTTGGCTATAAAAACTTACACACTCCGTTCTCTCTTTACCTTTGCCTTGCTGGCTGTTTATTTTTCTGCCTATGGGCAAAATGTAGCAACGTATTCGGTTTACAAACTCGAAAGGAAGATTGGAGAAGAGCGGTGTACTACTCGGTCGGTGGCGGGCGAGCAGTTGTATGATATAACTATTGAAACCAACGACCGGGGCACACCACTCAAATTACGTGCCTCGTTAACGCTCAGCAATAGCCAAATAAAGTACTCATCAGCCGGACAAACATCGCGCTTTAAGACCGAAAGTATTGATACGATGGTGTCATCAGCCGGCGGCTTCGCTATCAGCAACAATGGCTCTATAAAACTTAAAGAGCTGCTGGTAGCCTCTTGGATAAAGGCTTCAAAACCACCTCTTTTACAATCGGCCTTTAATAAAGCAGGCATTAAGCTGAACGTTCTGGGTACGGAGCAGGCACTAATTCCAAATAAAGAGCTTATTGTTATTGCTATAGAAGGAGTTAATTCAGTAAACGAAATACTGTGGACTGACAATGAGGGGCATGCTGTTTTTTTGGCAACTTGCGATACCGAGGGTGACAAGCGTGAAGTGATCGACAACAGCT
Protein-coding sequences here:
- a CDS encoding TetR/AcrR family transcriptional regulator; the protein is MRPKNLDKEQAIRTMALHIIAEEGLENLSMQRLAKAAGISPRTIYIKYENKEDLLIKLFIEEVLGAYERAVLTDFSPDLNFDEGLKLIWLNTFRYLTGARPQFALIQYGKSSPLLNKAFQKANIREGQFFAPIHQFLVRHVAEGAIKAFPYDVLRAMLFSPVIDLVSEYFDYRERPEQIITEELIVACCDSVTAGILVLK
- a CDS encoding NAD(P)/FAD-dependent oxidoreductase, whose translation is MNNIKNKTIAIVGGGPGGLTLARLLQIKGANAVVYERDTDRNARPQGATLDLHEESGLKALRDAGLIETFMANYRPGADRLRIMDQNANIISDDHTFESDETFRPEIDRGPLQNLLLDSLQPGTVVWDSKLVSLTPQGHLWRLYFQNGQSAIAHMVIAADGANSKIRSYITPIKPFYSGITVLEGAVHNSETASPKIHKLLNGGKIFALGNEKSLIISSKGDGSLVFYTGCKTSEDWSKECGINFADKAQVLAWFKQEFAGWDPIWLELYKNADAPFVPRPQYCMPLDQTWEAQPNLTMLGDAAHLMPPYAGEGVNMAMLDALELSQHLTDNDCPNLHSAIATYEKQMRARAAEAAQMTMESTEALHSPKALAYLQNVVG